A region from the Deltaproteobacteria bacterium genome encodes:
- a CDS encoding PaaI family thioesterase: MTRLNPEYLPHSTGCFLCGDENTCGARTSFFVEGDTVRTRLTLPQHLNGYKNIAHGGVLAGLLDETMGWAATVFSRNHPFYVTGELTIKYLLSVPVAEEIEIIGHLIKDGGRIVYCKGELLYGGKECLRAKGKFLPLGEAATAEVIPYLKFDRCHKYKSLFGRVKG, from the coding sequence ATGACCAGACTGAATCCTGAATATCTTCCCCACTCCACCGGCTGTTTTTTGTGCGGTGATGAAAACACCTGCGGGGCCCGGACCAGTTTTTTTGTCGAGGGCGATACGGTCAGGACCCGTCTCACCCTGCCCCAACATCTTAACGGCTACAAAAATATCGCCCATGGCGGGGTCCTGGCCGGGCTCCTGGATGAAACCATGGGCTGGGCGGCCACGGTCTTCAGCCGGAATCATCCCTTTTATGTAACCGGTGAATTGACCATTAAATATCTGCTTTCCGTTCCCGTAGCCGAAGAGATTGAGATCATCGGCCATCTGATTAAAGATGGCGGCCGTATTGTCTATTGCAAGGGGGAGTTGCTCTACGGCGGGAAAGAATGCCTCCGAGCCAAGGGGAAATTTCTCCCCTTAGGTGAGGCGGCTACTGCTGAAGTAATCCCCTATCTGAAATTCGACCGCTGCCATAAATATAAATCCCTCTTTGGCCGGGTTAAGGGATAG
- a CDS encoding diguanylate cyclase yields MNSTSSTDDPVPSGQDPDPKQTFEQQLNEIREENGVLSDLYEEAIARVNSLTMEAEIAHLEFEQVFNSVADATWVLNNEYCVLRINKAFLSLLGLTGKETVVAKKKCHELLPSETCQTPNCPMKQIRKRRQRIELDEERTISQGRCIPFLLTAMPLFGLTGEIVGLVEQFKDITERKRYEVALEKANKELEQLAAIDGLTQIANRRIFDERLEEEWQRMKRERMPLSLILCDIDFFKRFNDYYGHQLGDDCLKAVAACIKSCIHRPADLAARYGGEEFGVLLPNTPFEGAFHLAETIRGAVCGMQREHRCSEVNDSVTLSLGVATIFPSTSEGNPGQLVKSADKALYASKEAGRNCVKGGSSDR; encoded by the coding sequence ATGAACAGCACCTCTTCCACAGATGATCCGGTCCCCTCAGGGCAAGACCCCGACCCCAAACAGACGTTTGAACAACAACTTAATGAAATTAGAGAAGAAAATGGGGTTCTGTCGGACCTCTATGAGGAGGCGATTGCCCGGGTCAACTCTTTGACCATGGAGGCGGAGATCGCCCATCTGGAATTCGAACAGGTATTTAACTCGGTCGCTGATGCCACCTGGGTCCTTAACAACGAATATTGCGTTCTCCGTATCAATAAGGCTTTTTTGAGCCTTCTCGGTCTTACGGGTAAGGAGACTGTGGTTGCTAAAAAAAAGTGTCATGAATTATTGCCTTCCGAGACCTGCCAAACCCCTAATTGCCCCATGAAACAGATCCGAAAGAGAAGGCAGCGGATTGAGCTGGATGAAGAAAGAACAATCAGCCAGGGCCGTTGCATCCCCTTTTTATTGACCGCCATGCCCTTGTTCGGTTTGACCGGCGAGATAGTCGGCCTGGTGGAACAATTTAAGGATATTACCGAACGAAAACGTTACGAAGTGGCCCTGGAAAAAGCCAATAAGGAATTGGAACAACTGGCCGCCATCGATGGGTTGACGCAAATAGCCAACCGACGCATTTTCGATGAAAGGCTTGAAGAAGAATGGCAGCGGATGAAACGGGAAAGGATGCCACTGTCTTTGATCCTTTGTGACATCGATTTTTTTAAACGCTTTAATGATTATTACGGGCATCAATTGGGAGATGATTGTCTGAAGGCCGTCGCCGCCTGCATCAAAAGTTGTATCCACAGACCTGCTGATTTGGCGGCCCGCTACGGCGGCGAGGAATTCGGCGTTCTCTTACCGAATACCCCTTTTGAGGGGGCCTTTCATCTGGCCGAGACCATTCGCGGGGCGGTTTGCGGGATGCAAAGGGAACATCGGTGTTCGGAAGTGAATGATTCGGTTACCCTCAGCCTCGGGGTGGCCACCATTTTCCCCTCTACGTCAGAGGGCAATCCCGGTCAGCTTGTGAAATCAGCGGATAAAGCCTTATATGCTTCTAAGGAGGCGGGCCGCAATTGTGTAAAAGGCGGGAGTAGCGATAGATAG
- a CDS encoding amidohydrolase: MIDIHTHIFPPEICKDRERYFPGEPAFELLYRDQKKSPLSTAEGLVAAMDRDGIRGSVTFGFPWKQAELIHRSNDYVLQAMTRYPDRLLGFACLNPELPGAIEEGEHWLNAGMKGLGEIALYTGLSARSWLESMKPLAELAGRWQVPLLLHTNEPVGHPYPGKERLPFWDLYDLIKAFPDILFILAHWGGGLWWYQLMKREVREVLGHTYFDTAASPFLYRPEIYDHAVQIMGLEKILYGSDYPLLSLNRYLKELDQAGLTKEQQEAILGGNSQRVLGWPAI; the protein is encoded by the coding sequence ATCATCGACATCCATACCCATATCTTCCCCCCGGAAATCTGTAAAGACCGGGAGCGCTATTTTCCTGGGGAACCGGCCTTTGAGTTGCTCTACCGGGACCAGAAAAAGTCGCCTTTGTCGACCGCCGAAGGTCTTGTTGCTGCCATGGACCGGGATGGAATCCGGGGCTCGGTCACTTTCGGGTTTCCCTGGAAACAGGCCGAATTGATACACCGATCCAACGACTACGTCCTTCAGGCCATGACCCGCTACCCGGACCGTTTGCTGGGGTTCGCCTGTCTGAATCCTGAACTTCCCGGGGCGATAGAAGAAGGAGAACACTGGTTAAATGCCGGAATGAAGGGTCTCGGGGAGATCGCCCTGTATACCGGCTTATCCGCCCGATCCTGGTTGGAATCCATGAAACCATTGGCGGAATTGGCGGGCAGGTGGCAAGTCCCTCTCCTGCTCCATACCAATGAACCGGTGGGCCACCCATATCCCGGTAAAGAACGCCTTCCCTTCTGGGACCTCTATGATCTGATCAAGGCCTTTCCCGATATCCTTTTTATCTTGGCCCATTGGGGGGGAGGGTTGTGGTGGTATCAATTGATGAAGCGGGAGGTCAGGGAGGTGCTCGGCCATACCTATTTTGATACGGCCGCTTCTCCTTTCCTGTACCGGCCGGAAATCTACGACCATGCCGTCCAGATTATGGGTCTGGAAAAGATCCTTTACGGCAGCGATTATCCTCTCTTGTCGCTCAATCGGTATTTAAAGGAATTGGATCAGGCCGGTTTAACTAAAGAACAGCAGGAAGCGATCCTGGGCGGGAATAGTCAAAGGGTATTGGGATGGCCGGCCATCTGA
- a CDS encoding Rne/Rng family ribonuclease, translated as MPPVKKLLINAVDPEEYRIALIEDGILEEFYIETTAKEQIRGNIYKGVVAHIEPALQAAFVDYGMGKNGFLQADEIHPEYHAQPQETPDGQPPKRLPIQKIIHRGQEILVQVTKEETGTKGVALTTYISLPGRYLVLTPGQPGIGVSRKIEDEAERDRLKTILTQLKAPEEIGTIVRTAGAGKKKQEMAKNLESLVRLWEEIRTRAMEQPAPSLVYKEMDLAIRTIRDLFTSDIEEILIDNKDIYKQVRDFLGIIAPRQRNDVKLYKETRPIFSKHQVENQIETIFQNRVKLKSGGHIVIDSTEALVAVDVNSGRSVKERQIEETAFKTNLEAAEEIARQLRLRDLGGLIVIDFIDMKGIKNQNEVVKVLKTHLKRDKARTTVSRISKFGLLELSRQRIRPPIQFGTYYTCPTCQGKGQVRSVETLALMYLRKIWLGISKGTIAAVKGVLPLEVANYLLNRKREELARLEERHRVSIFLEGQPMIQPEEGKLEFVKKEGKESVRHEARGGRREEEGEEQEEQGLGDVEG; from the coding sequence AACAGATCCGAGGCAACATCTATAAGGGCGTAGTGGCCCATATCGAACCGGCCTTGCAGGCCGCCTTTGTGGATTATGGGATGGGGAAAAACGGCTTTCTTCAGGCCGACGAGATTCATCCCGAGTATCACGCTCAACCGCAGGAAACTCCTGATGGGCAACCACCCAAACGTCTGCCGATCCAAAAAATCATTCACCGGGGACAGGAGATCCTGGTTCAGGTCACCAAGGAAGAGACGGGAACCAAAGGGGTGGCCTTGACCACCTATATCTCCCTGCCGGGACGTTATCTGGTATTGACCCCGGGACAACCCGGAATAGGGGTATCCCGTAAGATAGAAGATGAAGCTGAAAGGGACCGATTAAAAACCATCCTGACCCAATTAAAGGCCCCTGAAGAAATCGGCACCATTGTCCGGACAGCCGGGGCCGGTAAGAAAAAACAGGAGATGGCCAAAAATCTGGAATCCCTGGTAAGACTGTGGGAAGAGATTCGAACCCGGGCCATGGAACAACCCGCGCCCTCCCTGGTCTACAAGGAAATGGACCTGGCCATCCGGACCATCCGGGATCTTTTTACCTCGGACATCGAGGAAATACTGATCGACAACAAAGACATCTACAAACAGGTCCGGGATTTTTTAGGGATCATAGCCCCAAGGCAGCGCAATGATGTTAAACTGTATAAAGAGACCCGGCCCATCTTTTCCAAACATCAGGTTGAAAATCAGATAGAAACGATCTTTCAAAACCGGGTTAAATTAAAATCAGGCGGACATATCGTCATTGACAGCACCGAGGCCCTGGTGGCGGTGGATGTCAATTCCGGACGTTCGGTTAAGGAACGGCAGATCGAAGAAACGGCCTTTAAGACCAACCTGGAAGCCGCCGAAGAGATCGCCCGGCAATTGCGGCTCAGAGATCTGGGGGGGTTAATCGTTATTGATTTTATTGATATGAAGGGGATTAAAAATCAAAATGAAGTGGTCAAGGTCTTAAAAACCCATTTAAAAAGGGATAAGGCCCGGACCACGGTCTCCAGGATTTCAAAATTCGGGCTCCTTGAACTTTCCCGTCAGCGGATCCGACCGCCGATTCAGTTCGGCACCTATTATACCTGCCCAACCTGTCAAGGAAAAGGACAGGTCCGTTCTGTTGAAACCCTGGCCCTCATGTATTTGCGAAAGATCTGGCTGGGCATTTCCAAAGGGACCATTGCGGCCGTCAAAGGGGTCCTTCCTCTGGAAGTAGCCAATTACCTGTTGAACCGGAAACGGGAGGAACTGGCCCGGTTGGAAGAGCGCCATCGGGTATCCATTTTTCTGGAAGGCCAGCCTATGATTCAACCGGAAGAAGGCAAACTGGAGTTTGTTAAAAAGGAAGGTAAAGAATCCGTGAGACATGAGGCACGAGGCGGGAGGCGCGAGGAAGAAGGAGAGGAGCAAGAAGAGCAAGGCCTGGGGGATGTAGAGGGATGA